CCAGAGCGTGCCAGCAATCGGGTGGCAACACTAATCCCGTCGACTTTCATCGTTATATAAAAGAGTAACACAAAGGACCCTCACATCCGACCCATGCAATAACCTTGCACCGTTCGAACTGACCTTGGACCCGCGATCTCATACTAtagcttctctttctttttctcttcgcaTTTTAAGTTTGAACCCCCTTTTCCTTTCCCTTCTCGTTAAGCTCATGCGTTCCCACTTCTGCAGGGAACAATTTTCGTGCCTCCAGCCCTCCCCGCTTTCCTCCTCACACCACCTTTGCACTCGCTTCCAAGGAATTGACCACCAGGAAGCCACGTACACACACGAGCGCATCCTAGTGGAGACGTTTCGGCTATACGCGTTCGGAATctgcaagcagcatcagcagcagcgggCTCAGCAAAGCCATGCAACAGCGTCAGCCCGCCCTGCGTCCGCTCTGCTCGCTATCTCCACGCTCGCGATTCGGCCCAGCCAAGGCAGAATAGGCTGCGCGCAGTTTCGCTACATGCGTGTAATTCCCCCTCCGCGTCAGCTGCAGCTGCGGCCGCATGCGGCGTTGCATTCAAAACGCTCCGCGTGGATTCCCGCGCCGCGGCGTTCATGACCGCCATTACAAAACCAATATCGCCCCGCGCTCTCTTCTGTCGTCTGCTtgctctttttttacttttttggttTTCCTCCCCGTGACTCCGCGGCGCTGGCTTCTCCgttcctctttcttcttctcttcttttcttcctttttccacTCCCACAGTCTTTCAGCGTTCGACGCGCGAGCATTATATAACATCGAACAAGCAGGTCACGTccgcagcgccgccgccgcaCGCATGTAAGCGCCCGGCGTACGCAGCATGCAACGCGCCCGCCGCCGCTCAGGCAGACGAAACGATGGCTGCCGCGACGGCGGCGAGTTGGGACACATAGCTATGCTCCGAAAAAGAACTGCCCCCTCCCCCAACACATCCATGTATGAGGAGACGCTTCTGATTACAAGTCTGTTCTTCGTTCTGCGTTCATATTTTATGTCTGTTTTATTCCGCGACGCATAAGGCGTCATACGCAAGCGAACAGCGAGCGTCATGTGCGTTGCTGTCCGCGCGGAAAAAAACACTACCTCACCTCAGAGCGGCCAAATATACTGAGACAGCTGCACGAACTGCACTGAGGCATACATTCACTATGTTCCCACTGGGAatgttaacgcgatagcgttaaaggccccgttacacagaaaatccagcgtcggcgttgtgagcgaaatatcACGAGCATGATTCTGGCAGGTGGTGTCTGCAGAGAGCCACCTGGGAGGCAagatggccacgtgacctaggtcacgtgaccttgcggcgtcatcacaacctgcccacaagacagtgagcaaactgcccaccgcggcaggtggcagttaaattgatgattggtcgcTCTGAAAGAGCAACAAGGGCCGCACGAGCACCTGAGGGGTACGAGGGCTCCCAGGggtctaagaatgtagagaatgatCTTCTGCATgtatgagaattaacccattacgatATCGCatcataccattaaggcggagcttaaatgcccACTTCAGTTtttttaatgctttagcattaaaCAGTAACTAGCATCACTGCGAACCACTGATGGATACAGCTTGCTAACATCAATTCTGATCAAAATTCTGCAAGATGGCGCGAGCAACAGGCTGAAGGTGAAGACGTCTGCAGCCCTtgacagccagccagccagccagccagccagacagccagccagacagacagacagacagacagacagacagacagacagacggacggacggacggacggacggacggacggacggacagacagacagacagacagacagacggacggacggacggacagacagacacagacagacagacacagacagacagacacagacggacggacggatggacggacggacggacggacggacggacggacagacagacagacagacagacggacagacggacagacggacagacagacagacggacggacggacggacggacggacggacggacagacagactttattgagcaagtgagttttagacccagctgagtccctgggccactgcgcggtacCGCACTGCATTGGGCTGCTAGGCTGTCagctgtgtgatgacccccataatgcgcaggtccacacgggacggagaggcaatgagacaccatatggctcagtttaaacaaacaggtatattcaataattacacatgattaagattatacatcagaggctggggcgtccgagcttacgtgccgacgacttcatgggggcgatggagtggctccggagttgggctcgagcggttgctggcagaagctgcacgccgtcgggcttcggcgctgaaggccctgttggcgaacgatgtcgtcctcagcgtgtatgcagtagaatttcaatagtcgtccgtttcttcgaggatggttcacaaacccttcctctagtgtcgttcggcttggaagatgaacaggaggcgagcttgtagatgatgacagcagagcataattttacaacatacatatacagagagttaaactggaaaaagcagaactgaatttacaaaagaacaaactttgcactactttactcatcgaccgggtggtggtggtgaaaaacatttataagcaataaattttttacagaaaggtgattggggtaggaccctattggccctttcccctcacagtactaggtggagcccctattccggggccccattggcaagcaacgccgcccgcgtccgttgaaccaaggccttttggctcttcaggtcttgacagccgagcagggccgcctcccagtcctctctggtggggttggggttgggggggatagatgggttagattgacacgcccaaaccatgtggaaggtgtcagacacctccccacagaactggcacgtgccatcaaaggatgtattgaagtgtttaagcaccgccgggcacagtacagtgttagtgagaattttgatgaggaggcgctcgtcagcgcgatccagacccttacaaggggccgggtagcgccggtgctcctccttgtagtaatcggtgatttgtttgaatgtaatggccagattgtctgattgggagtacccttccaaggacagggagatagcccggggagagagtgcgcgggcggcctgatcggcctgttcgtttccctggaggccctggtgaccgggggcccaaatcaggttgcgtggagttggatcttcagatcgacagcgatattccagtatgcgccaggcaagcgggggagcccagcccaactcgtagttccgacaggcccctcgcgagtcggtgatgatgtgttttgacttgggattcgtgagagccagagcaatggcaatctcctccgcgtgtgttgcgctgtaggctttgaaagtgagcccgttaactgtgtttgtgttgtgtacgactgcggccgtgtaccaccccccgtggtgtgggccggcaacgtctacgtaatacacatgttcttggttaccatagtatcgcgccaacgcttccgcgcgcgcctggcgacgaccgctatggtcttcactggacatgttgcggggaaggggtcggacccggagggcgcgtctccagggttctggcactctctccctttcctcaatgtggtagtcgtgtttgatgtgtagccggtccaagaggcggcgaccggacgtggtctgtgcaagacgcgtgtattggttgcataagtgggcctctcgaagctcccgaaatgtgttcaccacgcccaaggccagaagcctctggttggacgtggcgatcggaagatcgagagcccgcttgatgactttccgcaggatgacctccagttggtcatcatcatgtttgcgcaggtgcaagtagggagttgagtagaggattctactcgttacgaaagcatgggcaagccgcagtgcatccttgcttcgtaatccgccccgcttgtttgagacccggcggaccattcggcccacctggtctcccaccgtgcgaagtttggctatggtggtgtcgactctgcgttggtggtgtatgaagaggccaaggacgcggatctccttggcctcccggatcggtcccgaggggagactgaggcgaagcggagttgtgtcccggggggagggacgtaagtgcacaaattctgatttagctggggcgcactggagtccgcagtaggccgcgtagtcgtcgactagggtcgctgctgcttgcaggcaggactccatgtggcccaggttgccttgcgtggcccagattgtaatgtcatccgcataaagagcgtgatgtatcccgggcagagaagacaatttggagggaaggcgaagcattgccaaattgaagagcaggggagacaggaccgcgccttgaggtgttcccctcgagccgatggtgtatggcccgtgttccgcatcttgtatgcgtatataggcttgacggtctgtaagaaattgacttatgtaatggaatgttttgtggccacagttggtgttactgaggtgatccaggattactgcatgtttgacgttgtcgaatgcgcctttaagatccaaggccaggaccaccttgtcgttttggggacattcgacaggatctaagatgtcgtggtggagctgcagaagtatatcctgtgctgacttgtgaggacgaaaaccgaacatggtgtccgcgaaaatgtgctgtgtttcgagataatcggagagtctgtcgcgcaccatcgtctccatcagcttgccgacacaagacgtcagagagatggggcgaaggttctccacatcgataggtttgccggccttcggaatgaaggtcacgagagccgatttccaatcgagagggagaggagtctctccgtcccaaatgctattgatgtatttgaggagcgcggtgtaggctgcgtcgggaaggttggccaaaagcttgaccgtaaccttgtcgcgcccaggtgcagtgccccgcttcatcttgcttaaggccgcccggaggtcgtggagctggaacggcttgtccagctccgcgttctcttcgcctgcatacgagtacgccgcctgccgggggtccttagtggtacaaaggtatcgatccctgagcgtgtgcgctagctgtgttgtcgttcctgtaaagttgtgcaatgccctatgtaagtggcgttgggtttccgtgcgtgtttgtattggatcgatgagagcgcggaataggcgccacgtgttgcggccagacatctggcgcgcagccgcgttgcaccggtccacccagttagtgtcggctagctgagtagcatattccgctgcttgttgtgtgagttcgaggatgcgtttctttaggcgtctgttatgtttctgtttcttccatcgtttggtgaggctgcggcgggcctcccaaaggtggagcaagtggttgtccacgtccgtttgtgtttctgtgagctgtatctgcttctcgtgttgcctgagtgtagacgtgagcgatttggaccatgcgtcgtatcccgactggaggggatctacgataggtagagatgtgcggaaagtcgtccagtccggtacacgagcttgtgttagtgggcgtttcaggggacgcatgtaaatggtggtgttgattatacagtgatcactacccagagtgtcctctgtattcagccagtcggcatggcgtatgttgcgtgtaaatgtgaggtccgggcaagtatctcgttgaatcgaatttccgactcgtgttgggttggcgggatcagtgtgtaaagtaagtccaagtgtggaaagaagttccgcaagcttccgcccacgtctgtcctcccgggggtacccccatagcctgctcggggcgttgaagtcgccgacgatcagaaggggatcccttcccgccacctgcattgcttgggtgaaaatttcattgaacgtgacgttcttaagtttaggtgggcagtaaatgtttagaatgtgtacaggtgggtcagaccgctttaggggcagcacggacaccatcgtgtatgggaaaggcggtgttgtggggagcgtgacttcctgcgcagtatactgcttgtgaacaagtatacatgtctgcgggttgtgttgaaatgtagtgtagtttgtgagtttggcaccggcgccgggttcctgaagggcaaccacggcgacgagaaactcaaaggtctcaagatagatgcgcagatgagtccgcttcgtgcggttcttgagacctcggcagttccactgcgttattgtaagcggctgagttgctcttgctcgcgacttagggttgggggccatggtcggaggcagagggtggggttacgttgttaagactccccagtccgctagtgcccggcgcagacgtggaggagtcttccgagaagtcaaattcatcgggaataactctgttgaatttggaggggcggttatcgtccctgatgggccctacgcgtttaaggacgcgcggattgtcttttatccatttttggataatgtgagttactgcttgggtcacctgtgcgatgacactctccacctgacgcgcaatggtatcgtggataatttgggggaggtcagccaattgtgtttcaattgcggtcacccggctctccagggccgcggcgcgactctccacattagtaggaatctccctgtctgtgatattttcttcctcgtcgctcgacgcgggctgagtagggaatttggctttgagcgagttaagctcgctggctagtttttcgttttgagctcgcaagagggcgagctcgcgcttgagttcttgcgtctcggcggtgctggcgggggaggagggaggaggggaagaagaggaggcgaccctcgcccagctgcctaccttgggtTGGTTGCAGGCGGCTCCGCCAGGTGAAGCGCCGAGAGCTGGGAACTCCGCTGCTCCGGGTGGTGGCGTTACCGTTGCTGTCTTGCCTGGGGGAGGCATCACGCCACGTCGTGGCGTCTTCTGGTTGTTTTGCTGCCGCCCTCCCCGTGTAGCGCCGGAATTGGCTCCCTTGGATGGCGTCCTGGGCCCTGGATgcggcagcttgatgaatttggcggtgcattcgcgggagctggtgaggtgcgggcccccgcagattaagcacatagggttgcagacgtggggggccatcccctcagtaccaagccccacgttttgaccacaaaggccgcatctttccttgaccggggtgggacagttgtccacccggtgccccagtgtgccgcaacggtagcacgctggcaccgtttttttatactccttgacgggagtcagttctgcattataatggacgtaacgcggaacgctgcgtccctcgaaagtcaacacagctacattcgattttcccagcttgcgcacatggactaaatcaccaccgcgccactgcacactatGTTTCAAGGATTCGCTGGTTTCAAGGTTATGCACAGAAATCACACCACGACACACATCACCGGTGAGCTTGAGGTGTCCGTGAAGCGGGAGCGATCCTTTGCTGGTTGTAATTTGGATGTCCGTCAGAAGCTTTTGAGCTACCTCGGGGTTCTGCGTGCCGCAGACGATAATGTTTTGCTCCCAATTGGGAGAAATTGTAATCGCATTCATATGCTGTCTGCCGATGAGTTCCGAAATGGCAGCGCCGAGCTCACCTTGCTGGAATGCTGTCTTGAGGGCGACCGTACTGCGTGGCCGCAGCACGATCACGTAATCGTCAGGGTTCATCCTGACCGTCGGCTTCGGCGTCCACTTGGAGACTGGTGAAAATGACTTTTGTGGACCTTTAGAAGACGGAGCGCGAGCGTCTCCCGTTGCTAATTTGTCGAGAGGAGTCTTGGGCGTTGCAGATCCTCGTGCGTtctgccggcggcggcgccggctttcaacgacttgaaaaagggcagcttgctgcgccgaaatggtggatgggccatcctctggttggcttgcagggacagacgaccacgacagagtcgtggggtcgtatccgcgttgttcaggcagagccatgttgagcggttgaccggcgggcgtctccgcagccagcggcgggggagccgaagccgttaggcttagctcgACCGCTACGTGGTGATGCGGAGGGTTGCTCGAAATGGCCGAAAATTGGGCGTACCTGGGTCAGATCGGTGTCTCCAGGATCCTGCTGACTTCACAGATGCAGTCGCACAGGTTTGATAGGTGTTACACCAGATTGCCGCGGTTCCAGTCAAAAATCGACGGAGCCGATGTGCAACGCGTCCGATCACTGCGTCTGCTGTCGCGTCTCCcctcgaccgggcaggttagtgcctaagtagcatcacaactttactcatcgaccgggcaggttagtgcctaagtagcatcccattacatgctaagcatggagcccctgctcagactgcactgcatccgtttacatgtgcttttaagcacttgattaacaaaggactaagggcggtcatttccagtggcccgcccaaagcatcaattctccaatccaaaataacatgcgagatggggaccaccccttgggttgggcttagcctcgaacccagagtctgttaacaatacaaactaaataaacaacaaaaacgccaccactctctctcaagtgagagtatacacaggctctctcttcggagctaattcactagcgcctgtctttccacattcttggcgagtactgcctgtccgccatgacaggtgtccgtcgcggcccttctgggaagctgtgggtgccttcccggcgatagcccacgacaaaggggggggggggggggggggagggaaagaatgtcgtcttcgcggtagcgcatagcgtcggctgtggtacggcgcgctctggcccgctgacagctcccttgtcctggaatgtgcccggaaattggggaggataaagcctgtttcaccgcggcggcggcggcgggtccggttgttctggtcgtcactcaaagagcatggctgggtaattgatgatgccgctgtcacgggtctccgtctacgccgcgccgtcgaacgtggatcctcgtagcacacacggaatgtcacactcgctcaccctccagaagaatgttctccgaacatttgagtccacgcagctccccttgtctttctgaatcgcctcgcacagtgcgtccgacaaaacacttttcgctgcactcaacaccactgcacaacaccatatgcctccgctgtcaatactggcgtctccaggggcagcactgatcttcttttacagataaacatgaaactcagcacccaagcctctcctttccagtccaaactggacgaaataaatttaccacagttacaaaggagctcccacttctagcacgatcacggcacagacaaaaatatagataacgaaaggaagtagggcaggttctgcatgcgctccgcatgctctcctgtgaaggtgttacttaatgacagaaaggtttaactaccaactccgataacttaacacataagcacatagcaatgttatgagctgcggcattacacaattctaaccagttcacaactccgctctgtttacgccattagtccgacttagctttccgatttcgcagcggatatcggccttcatgagtcgtactaagtaagtctgtgcccctttgtctgctttgggactcgcgagggctcgtggcaggagcttctcctggcgttatctgcgcggcaacctcgcgcgcttcttcttctagcaatgcatgaagtaaatccggtggcattccggccgtcacctcgggcgcctgccgaacaaatgcaggagagggcgtttcttg
This portion of the Amblyomma americanum isolate KBUSLIRL-KWMA chromosome 10, ASM5285725v1, whole genome shotgun sequence genome encodes:
- the LOC144106923 gene encoding uncharacterized protein LOC144106923; the encoded protein is MALPEQRGYDPTTLSWSSVPASQPEDGPSTISAQQAALFQVVESRRRRRQNARGSATPKTPLDKLATGDARAPSSKGPQKSFSPVSKWTPKPTVRMNPDDYVIVLRPRSTVALKTAFQQGELGAAISELIGRQHMNAITISPNWEQNIIVCGTQNPEVAQKLLTDIQITTSKGSLPLHGHLKLTGDVCRGVISVHNLETSESLKHSVQWRGGDLVHVRKLGKSNVAVLTFEGRSVPRYVHYNAELTPVKEYKKTVPACYRCGTLGHRVDNCPTPVKERCGLCGQNVGLGTEGMAPHVCNPMCLICGGPHLTSSRECTAKFIKLPHPGPRTPSKGANSGATRGGRQQNNQKTPRRGVMPPPGKTATVTPPPGAAEFPALGASPGGAACNQPKRGLGGGPARLSRPEEPKGLGSTDAGGVACQWGPGIGAPPSTVRGKGQ